Genomic window (bacterium):
CGACGAGGCTTTGTATTTGGCCAAAATTCACCCGTTAAGCCTGACCGAAAAAATACCCCACGGCAAATTAAAAATACTGTTTATTAAGCTGGTTTCTGTTTTAGAGCGGTCAATAAAATTGCGTGGCACCACGCGCCAAGATTATCGCGACACTTCGGGCAAGAAAGGCGATTATTTTAACCAGCGCTTGGTTTACGCCCGCAGGGGTGAAAAATGCGCGTGCGGTGGCCGTATCAAAACTGTTAAAATCGGTGCTCGCACAGCTCACTTTTGCCCAAAATGCCAAAGATTATATAAATGATCTATATATATTACGGTGAAAATTCGTTTTTGATTCAGGAAAAGCTGACCAGGATCAAAGAGACTTATTTGATCAAGTACTCAAGTGGGCTCAACTTTTTTAAATTTGACTTAGAAGAAAACTGCGACGATCTAAAATCTGCTTTAGAAAGCCAGTCTATGTTTAGCGAAAAGAAACTGGTTTTTTTACGCGGGGTTCTTTCTGTTACCGAAGTTAAATTTGAAGAAGTTAAAGAAATTATAAATAAAAATAAATTTTTAAATAAATCCGAAGATATAATATTAGTGCTATACGATATGTTGTCCTCCTCCGCTCCTCCTCCGCACAAGGCTTCGGGAGGACATGGCAAGGCTACGGAGGATAGGCTCAAGTATTTAAAAACCTTAGGCGAGGTTAAGGAATTTAAAAACCTAGATAAGCCTAAATTAATAGATTGGTGCTTAAAGAAAAGCCAAGAAGAAAATATTAAAATTTCTCGCGCCGATCTAGCTTTTTTAATAGACGGCGTGGGTTGCGATACTAATAGAGTTTGGAACGAGCTAGCTAAATTATCGGCTTATAGCGGCGGAATGATCCAAAAAAAAGATATAGAAAATTTAATCACGTTTGACCTGACGGCTAGTAGCTTTAAAGTTACCGAGGCTTTGGCTCAAAAAAAGGCGGCATTGGCTCTAGAGGGTTTAGAAGAACTTTGGCAGAAAAACGAAGAACCGATAATGGTTTTAGGAGCTTTAGTCTGGCAGTTTAGAAATATGTTGAAATTGGCCGATGTTACCGCGTCAAACGCGGCTCAGGTTGCGCAAAAATTTAAACTAAACCCATGGGTGGCTCAAAAAACGTTAAATGCTTTAAAGAATTTTTCCCAGCCCGAATTAAAAAATATCTACCAAAATTTGGCAGATGCTGATTTAGCCATTAAAACCGGCGAGAAAGATGGCCGCGAGGCTTTAAACGATTTTGTCTGTGGTTTTTTAAATAAATAGCGCTAAGTTTTTCCTTGACTCTTTTGTTTCACTAATGTATATATTATGGTAATGGTGGTCAAGAATTGCTCTTTCCTAACTTAAATCCCAAAAACATGAAAGGAGAATTAGTATGCCACTCAATTTGGAGCTTGTTCCAATAGGGATGAATGTAATCAAAGAGGTTACCAGCCATTGCTTTATCAATGGCAATGGGCAGGTAGTTTTTTTAAGAAAAAAGAATGGCGAGACAGGTGTTGTGGTTTTAAATACCATTTATGATGCTATATCCCAGTGTTTCCACATACTGGATCGTACCTTGGGGGAAGTGGTTGATTTTTATAAAAGACAGCCGGAAGTGTATGGCCAGGGTGAGCTCGCCGATATCAGGGAAATCATGCTGGAGCTACAACATGTGCTCCAGCTTGTTACTTTGCCAGGTGTGGTGCCGTATGAGGATACGCTGGTAGCCCAACGTAGGCTCAACCAGATACCCCGCCGGCTGGGCCAAGTGCGTAATCGGCATAAAGTTCTGCTGGTGGCGCACCTAAACAGAATTTCAGAATTAAGAAATGGCGAGGGTATGCGGTCTGTTGGGGCTGTTTTAGAGCCGGTTCAGGCACACCTGGCAGCGGTAAGAAGGTTTGATGAGCTTGATGGCATTATTCAAGGTGTGATGATTCAGGCGCGCAAACTTATAGAGATGACCGCAAATGCCGAAGATCGTATCCGCTCTGTTTATGATAATCTGGGTGTTTATGAGCATAAAGCCTTGGCTTTGGCGCAACAAATGGAAAAACGTGAAGAGGCCGAGGGTGTTCAGCCGGTAGCGGAGTATATTGAAAAATTCAGAACCATTGCCAATGCCGTGGCTGGAGGCAAAGTTAATAAAGTGGTTTATGCGCTAAGAGCGATTGTGCTGGTGGAGCCGTTCAAGTCTCGTCTGGAGTCGCCTAACGTGAAATGTCTGGAGAAGCTACATAGTTATTTGGAGGATTGGGAAAAGGGCAATATCAAAGCACTCCAGACTTTTTTACATGCTTTCGGCCGAGCCCGCTCTAAATTAAAAAGAGT
Coding sequences:
- the holA gene encoding DNA polymerase III subunit delta, whose product is MIYIYYGENSFLIQEKLTRIKETYLIKYSSGLNFFKFDLEENCDDLKSALESQSMFSEKKLVFLRGVLSVTEVKFEEVKEIINKNKFLNKSEDIILVLYDMLSSSAPPPHKASGGHGKATEDRLKYLKTLGEVKEFKNLDKPKLIDWCLKKSQEENIKISRADLAFLIDGVGCDTNRVWNELAKLSAYSGGMIQKKDIENLITFDLTASSFKVTEALAQKKAALALEGLEELWQKNEEPIMVLGALVWQFRNMLKLADVTASNAAQVAQKFKLNPWVAQKTLNALKNFSQPELKNIYQNLADADLAIKTGEKDGREALNDFVCGFLNK